The following are encoded together in the Zingiber officinale cultivar Zhangliang chromosome 8A, Zo_v1.1, whole genome shotgun sequence genome:
- the LOC122011054 gene encoding uncharacterized protein LOC122011054: MKFLEEAEKPLYKGCKRYTKLSALVKQYNTKARHEMSDALFSDLLADFGDMLPDNHNLPSSIYEAKKTLSCLALSHEKIHVCYNDCILYRKQYKDCVSCPKCGLSRWKLTKKNVEKKGVPAKVVWYFPPIPRFKRMFKSLETSRNLTSHADSTRVVDQLRHPVDSPSWKLVDHMWPDFGSEARNIRLALVADGINPHSNLRSRYSCWPIMLATYNLPPDMCMKRKFIMLMMLISGPKQPGNDIDVYLEVLVDDLQLLWEGVDGVYDAYRREVFTLKVVLLWTFNDFPAYGNLSGCTTHGYYGCPICGEDTYAKHLQNGKKMSFAGHRRFLPRFHPYRMQIKEFNGMEELGEAGRPLSGIKLFDKLSDITCEFGKKTSGKTKDNVAARLDMVQMGIRPQLAPKIGEKRTYLPPAACSFSKNERLQYFPPSFFDIMLHLTVHLVREVQLCGPVYFRWMYPFERCMKVLKSYVGNRKYPEGCIVRRYATEEAVEFCSEYLNDLDPVGVPKSLRDPYASIPGFSASNSSIIVQQIDLQQAHLTVLENIEEISPYIIQCFPRNRKMQGGYKMLIIRGSLTGFVQRNACQVAAKIDSCNGGMTSSLRWLAHGPRVRVLKCDSYVINGNLYQTKERDDEKVCQNSGVSLLANTMLACSAKDKNPVLENLTFYGVIEEIRELDYHQFQVPLFKCAWVSNDKGIQYNDECGFNLVNLNKRGHQKDEFVLASQVRQVFYVADPLNKGWSIVLRVPNRCYEGEEDLWTRIPEARPIDNVDIHCIPTREGYFRSSKEGFFVTNKKI, encoded by the exons ATGAAGTTTTTGGAGGAAGCAGAGAAGCCACTGTATAAGGGATGCAAACGTTACACAAAGTTGAGTGCACTTGTAAAACAATACAATACCAAAGCAAGGCATGAGAtgagtgatgctctattttcagATCTACTAGCAGATTTTGGGGACATGCTGCCAGATAACCACAATCTGCCATCGTCAATTTATGAAGCAAAGAAAACGTTGAGTTGTTTGGCTTTGAGTCATGAAAAAATTCATGTTTGTTACAATGATTGCATCCTTTATAGGAAACAATATAAAGACTGCGTAAGCTGCCCGAAATGTGGCTTATCAAGATGGAAGCTAACTAAGAAAAATGTTGAGAAGAAAGGTGTTCCTGCCAAAGTGGTTTGGTATTTCCCTCCCATACCAAGATTTAagcgcatgtttaaatctttagaaACTTCCAGAAATTTAACATCGCATGCAGATAGCACAAGAGTTGTTGATCAGTTACGCCATCCAGTTGATTCACCGTCATGGAAATTGGTGGATCATATGTGGCCCGACTTTGGAAGTGAGGCAAGAAATATTCGCCTGGCACTTGTAGCCGATGGAATTAATCCTCACAGCAATCTTCGTAGTCGCTACAGCTGCTGGCCAATCATGCTGGCCACATATAATTTGCCTCCAGACATGTGCATGAAAAGGAAATTCATCATGCTAATGATGCTCATTTCAGGACCGAAACAGCCTGGAAACGATATCGACGTCTACCTTGAGGTTCTGGTTGATGATTTGCAGCTGTTGtgggaaggagttgatggagtTTATGATGCTTATCGAAGGGAGGTTTTCACTCTTAAAGTAGTTCTTTTATGGACCTTCAACGACTTTCCTGCATATGGTAACCTTAGTGGATGTACTACACATGGTTATTACGGATGCCCAATATGTGGTGAGGATACTTATGCAAAGCACTTACAAAATGGGAAGAAAATGTCATTTGCTGGGCATAGACGATTCCTACCACGATTTCATCCATATCGGATGCAAATAAAGGAGTTTAATGGCATGGAGGAACTTGGTGAAGCAGGTAGGCCATTATCTGGAATTAAGTTGTTTGACAAGCTTTCAGACATAACATGTGAGTTCGGAAAGAAAACAAGT GGAAAAACCAAGGATAATGTGGCAGCTAGGTTGGACATGGTTCAGATGGGAATTAGGCCTCAATTGGCTCCTAAAATTGGTGAGAAAAGAACATATCTACCTCCTGCAGCATGCTCATTCTCAAAAAATGAGAGATTACAA TATTTCCCCCCTTCTTTCTTCGATATCATGCTCCACTTAACAGTTCATCTTGTTCGTGAAGTCCAATTATGTGGACCAGTCTACTTCAGatggatgtacccatttgaaagatgcaTGAAGGTGTTGAAAAGTTACGTAGGCAATCGAAAATATCCGGAAGGATgcattgttcggagatatgcaaCAGAAGAAGCAgttgaattttgttcagaatatCTCAATGACCTTGATCCTGTTGGGGTCCCTAAATCACTACGTGACCCATACGCAAGCATTCCTGGATTCTCAGCAAGCAATTCATCAATCATCGTCCAACAAATTGATCTCCAACAAGCACACTTGACTGTTCTAGAAAATATAGAAGAAATATCTCCATACATTAT ACAATGTTTCCCAAGAAATAGAAAGATGCAAGGTGGATACAAGATGCTCATAATAAGAGGTTCATTGACTGGTTTCGTGCAAAG GAATGCATGTCAAGTGGCTGCAAAAATCGATAGTTGCAATGGTGGAATGACATCGTCATTGAGATGGCTGGCCCATGGACCACGTGTGAGAGTCTTAAAGTGTGATAGCTATGTCATAAATGGCAATTTATACCAAACAAAAGAGCGTGATGATGAGAAAGTTTGTCAAAACAGTGGTGTTTCTCTACTTGCCAACACGATGCTTGCTTGTAGTGCTAAAGATAAGAATCCCGTGTTAGAGAATTTGACtttttatggagttattgaaGAGATACGGGAACTAGACTATCATCAATTTCAAGTTCCTCTTTTCAAGTGCGCATGGGTATCAAATGACAAAGGAATACAATACAATGATGAATGTGGCTTCAACTTAGTTAATCTGAACAAACGAGGCCACCagaaggatgaatttgtgcttgcAAGTCAAGTTAGACAAGTATTTTATGTTGCTGACCCACTGAACAAAGGGTGGTCAATAGTGCTTCGAGTTCCAAATAGATGTTACGAGGGAGAAGAGGATCTTTGGACCAGAATTCCCGAAGCTCGACCAATTGATAATGTTGATATTCATTGTATTCCTACACGTGAAGGATACTTTAGATCTTCTAAAGAGGGTTTCTTTGTAACAAACAAGAAAATATGA